A region of Mesotoga sp. Brook.08.105.5.1 DNA encodes the following proteins:
- the der gene encoding ribosome biogenesis GTPase Der: protein MATVLIIGRPNVGKSTLFNRLVGGRRAIVDDIPGVTRDFTVGRVNWQQRTFQLVDTCGLFENPENIVEEKMKEVTLELLSEGDLILFVVDGRSGLTSADIELADYLRKQRLEVIFVANKVENPDNFYSSMGNEIFSLGFGDPIKVSSAHGLNIDLLFDEIFDRLTSLGHSIQAESGEESDLKIAIVGKPNAGKSSIFNWIVGSPRSLVTEVSGTTRDTVDETVVVDGIPMTFIDTAGMRKKSKVKVMNVEYYSVMRAIDALERSDIILMVIDSADGVGNQDQRIAGLAEKNGKATIAVFSKSDLADDRRRKALLRTFKQDLYFIDYSPVLFTSTETGEGMDDLIDNIRLVSKKIDLRIPTGLLNTLIQRYSEGTPAPGKGKKRGKIYYGSQISSRPPIIMLNVNDPTLFTEPYLRGIRNTIRLNFDPFDGTPIFLKLRRKR, encoded by the coding sequence GTGGCCACCGTCCTGATAATCGGACGACCAAATGTTGGAAAGTCGACTCTATTCAATAGACTTGTTGGTGGTAGGAGAGCTATAGTTGATGACATTCCAGGGGTTACCCGTGACTTCACGGTAGGGAGAGTTAACTGGCAACAGAGAACCTTTCAGCTTGTAGACACATGTGGACTATTTGAGAATCCAGAAAACATCGTTGAAGAAAAGATGAAAGAGGTCACCCTTGAGCTTCTGAGTGAGGGAGACCTCATTCTTTTTGTTGTCGATGGAAGAAGCGGGCTTACAAGTGCCGATATCGAACTCGCAGATTACTTGAGAAAGCAGAGACTTGAAGTGATCTTCGTTGCCAACAAGGTTGAGAACCCCGATAACTTTTATTCAAGTATGGGAAACGAGATCTTTTCACTTGGTTTTGGAGATCCCATAAAGGTATCCTCGGCCCACGGTCTTAACATCGATTTGCTTTTCGACGAGATCTTCGATCGATTGACCTCGCTGGGACACTCGATACAAGCGGAAAGTGGCGAAGAAAGCGATCTGAAAATAGCAATTGTCGGTAAGCCAAACGCGGGAAAGTCCTCTATCTTCAACTGGATAGTCGGCAGTCCAAGAAGCCTTGTAACTGAAGTCTCGGGGACAACCCGAGATACAGTCGATGAGACTGTCGTTGTAGACGGTATACCAATGACCTTCATTGACACTGCAGGAATGAGGAAGAAGTCTAAGGTGAAGGTAATGAATGTTGAATACTACAGCGTAATGAGAGCAATTGACGCTCTGGAGAGATCCGATATCATACTAATGGTAATTGACTCGGCTGACGGAGTTGGCAATCAAGACCAGCGCATCGCTGGACTCGCTGAAAAGAACGGTAAGGCGACCATTGCTGTCTTCAGCAAATCGGACCTTGCTGATGATAGACGCAGGAAGGCGTTGCTGCGAACCTTCAAACAGGACCTATACTTCATAGACTACAGTCCCGTTCTCTTCACCTCAACCGAGACCGGTGAAGGTATGGACGATCTTATCGACAACATTAGGCTTGTAAGTAAGAAGATAGACCTAAGAATTCCGACCGGCCTTCTTAACACTCTCATTCAGAGATACTCGGAGGGAACGCCGGCACCCGGCAAGGGGAAGAAGCGAGGCAAGATATATTACGGTTCCCAGATCTCAAGCAGGCCGCCGATAATAATGCTGAATGTAAACGACCCTACGCTCTTTACCGAGCCTTATCTTAGAGGGATTAGAAACACGATTCGGCTTAATTTCGATCCATTCGACGGAACTCCAATCTTCTTGAAGCTCAGGAGGAAGAGATGA
- the plsY gene encoding glycerol-3-phosphate 1-O-acyltransferase PlsY, whose translation MRYVVFALVGYIMGSIPFSFIVPLVKGVNITRVGSGNVGGTNVLRSMGGYAGAVAMILDGVKAFIPVIIARAVFGVSLPEGMMIGFFAAVGHSYSIFLRFRGGKAVACTVGTLSGTLPWYVAVFFGIWVPIVLLTKYVSLGSVLALAILSSILFLTEGYAVGLWMLAFFGLSLFRHRKNVAALLRGEERKTDLIEAFKRKRN comes from the coding sequence ATGAGGTACGTAGTATTTGCTCTTGTTGGATATATTATGGGTTCCATCCCCTTCAGTTTCATTGTGCCACTTGTTAAGGGCGTGAATATTACCAGGGTGGGCAGTGGAAACGTAGGTGGAACAAACGTTCTTAGAAGCATGGGGGGCTATGCTGGTGCCGTCGCCATGATTCTGGATGGGGTGAAGGCCTTCATTCCCGTGATAATCGCTAGAGCTGTCTTTGGAGTCTCATTGCCCGAAGGTATGATGATCGGTTTCTTTGCAGCAGTGGGCCACAGCTATTCGATTTTCCTCAGATTCAGAGGTGGCAAAGCCGTTGCCTGCACGGTGGGGACGCTTTCAGGGACATTACCGTGGTATGTTGCGGTCTTCTTTGGAATATGGGTACCGATCGTTCTGCTCACTAAATACGTTTCCCTTGGTTCAGTTCTTGCTCTGGCGATTTTATCTAGCATCCTCTTCCTGACTGAAGGCTACGCCGTAGGTCTTTGGATGCTCGCCTTCTTCGGGCTGTCTCTGTTCAGACACCGGAAGAATGTCGCCGCTCTTCTCAGAGGCGAAGAGAGAAAAACGGATTTGATAGAAGCATTCAAGAGAAAACGCAATTAA
- the aspS gene encoding aspartate--tRNA ligase: MVILTLWEVLVLKKRTHTCGELTASDTGKAVTLNGWVDRIRDLGGIKFVQVRDRYGLTQVVFDPQNVNLYSQALKLGNEFCISVTGSVRKRPEDAVNKKLPTGEIEVFASELELFSDAEVPPIYINIDEESSEEMHLRYRYLDLRRPKMQRNVLTRHRFVQAAREYLNRNGFVDVETPILGKSTPEGARDFLVPSRLKPGKFYALPQSPQIFKQLLMVSGFDRYYQIAKCFRDEDFRADRQPEFTQIDVEMSFADEEDVFSMAEGLMKHAFAEAVSADIPTPFRRFTYQEVVDLYGSDKPDTRYGMEIRDITEVFAGTEFRVINEAINRGERVKGLLVKGKADHFSRKKLDEYTALARDSSLGGLMWAKVEGDGLKSSILKHCPDELEKVISFFKAERGDLVLFSIGESLALSKALGQIRGKVIKEEEFSVEGFDFLWVTDFPMFSYNSEEGRIEAEHHPFTMPDLEDLEKYAETDPLRVRSKAYDLVLNGYEVASGSVRIHRRDIQSRVFDLIGLSREEAEEKFGYLLDAFKYGPPPHAGIAPGLDRIVAIIVGAQSIREVIAFPKVASGADLMTSAPSEVSRNQLDLLKLQVRDAGD, translated from the coding sequence ATGGTAATATTAACTCTGTGGGAGGTGTTGGTGTTGAAGAAAAGGACGCACACCTGTGGCGAATTGACGGCATCCGACACGGGAAAAGCAGTAACACTCAACGGCTGGGTCGATCGTATCAGGGATCTTGGGGGTATCAAGTTCGTTCAAGTTAGGGACAGGTATGGCTTGACGCAAGTTGTCTTCGATCCTCAGAATGTTAACCTCTATAGCCAGGCCTTAAAGCTGGGAAACGAGTTCTGCATTTCGGTAACTGGATCTGTGAGAAAGAGGCCTGAGGATGCTGTAAATAAGAAGCTCCCCACAGGAGAAATCGAAGTGTTTGCCTCCGAATTGGAACTCTTTTCAGATGCAGAAGTACCGCCTATTTATATAAACATAGACGAAGAGTCCTCAGAAGAGATGCATCTCAGGTATAGATACCTCGATCTAAGACGCCCGAAGATGCAGCGCAATGTATTGACCAGGCATCGTTTTGTGCAGGCGGCAAGGGAGTATCTAAACAGAAATGGATTTGTGGATGTGGAGACTCCTATTCTCGGGAAATCTACGCCTGAGGGGGCCAGGGACTTTCTCGTACCCTCGCGGTTGAAACCCGGGAAGTTCTACGCTTTGCCCCAGTCTCCTCAAATCTTCAAGCAGTTGCTGATGGTTTCTGGTTTCGACAGGTACTACCAGATCGCAAAGTGCTTCAGAGACGAAGACTTTCGGGCCGACAGGCAACCTGAGTTCACGCAGATAGACGTTGAGATGTCTTTTGCAGATGAAGAGGATGTCTTCTCTATGGCCGAGGGTTTGATGAAGCATGCATTTGCAGAGGCTGTCTCGGCAGATATTCCGACTCCATTCCGGAGATTCACCTATCAAGAGGTTGTCGACCTGTATGGCAGCGATAAGCCAGACACCAGATATGGGATGGAGATAAGAGACATCACGGAGGTTTTTGCTGGAACTGAGTTCAGAGTCATAAATGAAGCGATAAATAGAGGCGAACGTGTAAAGGGATTGCTTGTCAAAGGTAAGGCAGACCATTTCTCGAGGAAGAAACTGGACGAGTATACCGCCTTGGCAAGAGATAGTTCCCTGGGGGGTCTGATGTGGGCAAAGGTAGAGGGTGACGGTTTGAAATCCTCTATCCTGAAGCATTGTCCCGATGAACTCGAGAAAGTGATTTCCTTCTTCAAAGCGGAAAGAGGAGATCTAGTGCTCTTCTCTATTGGCGAGAGTCTTGCACTTTCCAAAGCTCTTGGGCAGATAAGAGGAAAGGTTATTAAGGAAGAGGAGTTTTCGGTAGAGGGGTTTGACTTCCTCTGGGTTACTGATTTTCCGATGTTCTCCTACAACTCGGAGGAAGGACGGATTGAGGCCGAACACCACCCCTTTACTATGCCTGATTTAGAAGACCTCGAAAAGTACGCCGAAACCGATCCGCTAAGAGTTAGATCCAAGGCTTATGATCTGGTTCTCAACGGATACGAAGTTGCCAGTGGATCTGTGAGAATACACAGAAGAGACATTCAGAGCAGGGTCTTCGATCTCATAGGTCTTTCGCGTGAAGAGGCGGAGGAGAAGTTCGGCTACCTGCTTGATGCCTTCAAGTACGGTCCGCCTCCGCATGCGGGAATCGCACCTGGACTAGACAGAATAGTTGCTATAATCGTCGGAGCTCAATCTATAAGAGAGGTTATTGCCTTTCCGAAGGTAGCTAGCGGTGCCGATTTAATGACATCTGCTCCATCCGAGGTGTCCCGCAATCAACTGGATCTTCTGAAGCTTCAGGTAAGGGACGCGGGGGACTAG
- the cmk gene encoding (d)CMP kinase, whose product MRIAIDGPAGSGKSTVARLVASRLNFTYIDTGAMYRALALKAREAGVCFSDLASMTELMSHTYFSLSDSGITLDGTPVGDEIRTREVSLLSSDIARYSYVRDFLTEQQRSLSRQGNVVMEGRDIGTVVIPEAELKIFLTASVIERARRRLEQLRSSGIAADLEEILAEIESRDHNDSTRSVAPLKPATDAITLDTTKMGIEEVVSTIVTLAEKRQKVHLAKSVGFCYGVDRAVRETIKLLKSGKKVFATGEIVHNEKVMNDLRELGLEVIEDRLLNEKHDGVAVIRAHGVDPASEEKLRHVFDEVIDLTCPIVYNVFSLAVDLEQQGNFVVVYGKKNHPEVTALSGRLDKYLIVEPGDDYNEVLKELEGLERVAIVSQTTMSNSDFEEFAEFVKEKLRGRVTVHNTICKVTIQRESEAERLASVVDTVIVIGGKNSSNTKKLVRIVERLGKKALHATDLSDLPQGDMGKVALISGTSTPYEQIQKILDYIDKMREVTNNGRENETAR is encoded by the coding sequence TTGAGGATTGCGATCGACGGTCCCGCCGGATCAGGAAAATCGACTGTAGCTAGACTTGTAGCATCAAGACTGAATTTCACTTACATAGACACCGGTGCGATGTACAGAGCGCTTGCCCTCAAGGCAAGAGAGGCCGGTGTATGTTTCTCCGATCTCGCATCGATGACGGAGTTGATGAGTCATACATATTTTTCGCTCTCTGATTCAGGCATAACGTTAGACGGCACTCCGGTCGGCGATGAAATAAGAACGAGAGAGGTATCTCTTCTATCTTCGGACATTGCTAGGTACTCGTATGTCAGGGACTTCCTTACGGAGCAACAAAGAAGTCTTTCAAGACAAGGCAACGTAGTCATGGAAGGCCGTGACATAGGAACAGTGGTTATTCCCGAAGCGGAGTTGAAGATTTTTCTTACAGCCTCGGTGATCGAGAGGGCAAGGAGAAGGCTGGAACAACTCAGATCGAGCGGAATTGCCGCTGATTTAGAGGAGATACTAGCCGAAATCGAAAGTAGAGACCACAATGACTCAACTAGATCAGTTGCGCCGCTAAAGCCTGCTACGGATGCCATTACGTTAGATACGACGAAGATGGGTATCGAGGAAGTAGTTTCTACCATAGTGACCCTTGCAGAGAAGAGGCAGAAAGTGCACCTTGCGAAATCTGTAGGGTTTTGCTACGGAGTCGACAGGGCAGTCAGAGAAACGATTAAGCTTCTAAAATCAGGAAAAAAAGTTTTCGCGACGGGAGAGATCGTTCACAATGAGAAGGTGATGAACGATCTCAGGGAGCTGGGTCTTGAAGTAATCGAAGACAGACTGTTGAATGAAAAACATGATGGCGTTGCAGTAATAAGGGCTCATGGAGTAGATCCGGCTTCGGAGGAGAAATTACGACACGTTTTCGATGAAGTAATAGACCTTACTTGTCCTATAGTGTACAATGTATTTAGCCTGGCGGTCGATCTCGAGCAGCAAGGCAACTTTGTTGTGGTGTATGGCAAGAAGAACCACCCGGAAGTTACGGCTCTTTCGGGTAGGCTTGACAAGTATCTCATTGTGGAACCGGGAGATGACTATAACGAAGTATTGAAAGAGCTTGAAGGCCTTGAACGTGTTGCGATCGTTTCGCAGACTACGATGAGCAACAGCGATTTCGAGGAGTTCGCAGAGTTTGTTAAGGAAAAGCTTCGGGGTCGTGTAACCGTTCATAACACTATTTGCAAGGTCACAATTCAGAGAGAATCTGAGGCAGAACGACTTGCAAGCGTAGTTGATACGGTTATTGTGATAGGTGGAAAGAACAGTTCAAATACAAAGAAGCTTGTAAGAATAGTAGAGAGACTCGGTAAAAAGGCGCTTCATGCAACAGATCTATCGGATCTTCCTCAAGGTGATATGGGGAAGGTTGCTCTGATTAGCGGTACATCAACTCCGTACGAACAAATCCAGAAGATACTGGATTACATAGACAAAATGAGGGAGGTAACCAACAATGGAAGAGAAAATGAAACAGCAAGATGA
- a CDS encoding S1 RNA-binding domain-containing protein — translation MEEKMKQQDENLSMEEIFEQMDVSSARKGNRKDAEVFSVQPDGLMVIMDGKLDGFVPADQLVNDLEEYNVGDKIEVMVIKTNEEEGRSTVSEKRVHARQAVSKVEKAYREGKAIDGKIVSETNAGYNVRLLKTVPAFLPGSESGIRKGDPAPEGTMKFKVIRFKRQRNGINVVVSLKAFQEEAINAYFKTIEVGQELEGKVESIKNFGAFVKLNDNVTALIPASEMSWDPSVRISDLLKPGETVRTKVIGIDEKEKKISLSLKQMTEDPWSTLKEKYEVGSTVVGTVKNITPFGFFVSLEPGVEGLVHISEVFWGNIKKDLKSVVEVGDEVKVNIKEINEEKRTLSLSYREALGDPWENIGDKYKEGDVLKAKTAKVLPTGVILELEEYVSGFVPVSEVSWNFVDRIEDVVKEGEEIEVKILSIDTVNRRMRLSIKQATPDPWEKVSEELSVGDQVSGTVTRLTKSGAIIMVDSYGVEAFLPVSQVSLERTENIEDSVEVGKHDQFKIIRLVYDPDNDTRNMVVSIRQLIKDKEAAETEKVLKDFNDNGTVSSNSLGEMIKNQLEEEGESL, via the coding sequence ATGGAAGAGAAAATGAAACAGCAAGATGAAAACCTGAGCATGGAGGAAATATTTGAACAGATGGATGTTTCCTCGGCAAGGAAAGGAAATAGAAAGGATGCAGAGGTTTTCTCCGTCCAGCCTGATGGACTGATGGTGATTATGGACGGGAAGCTCGATGGGTTCGTTCCTGCGGACCAGTTAGTGAATGATCTAGAAGAGTACAACGTTGGAGATAAGATAGAAGTCATGGTCATCAAGACCAACGAAGAGGAAGGAAGAAGCACTGTTTCTGAAAAGAGAGTCCATGCCAGGCAAGCGGTCAGCAAGGTTGAGAAGGCTTACAGAGAAGGCAAAGCCATTGACGGAAAGATAGTTTCGGAGACGAACGCCGGGTACAATGTGCGGCTTTTGAAGACGGTGCCCGCATTTCTTCCAGGCTCAGAGTCGGGAATCCGAAAGGGAGATCCGGCTCCAGAAGGAACAATGAAGTTCAAGGTCATAAGATTTAAGAGACAACGAAATGGAATAAACGTAGTAGTTTCGCTAAAAGCATTTCAGGAAGAGGCAATAAATGCCTACTTCAAGACAATCGAAGTCGGCCAGGAACTGGAAGGCAAAGTCGAGTCAATAAAGAATTTCGGCGCCTTCGTGAAGCTAAACGACAATGTAACTGCGCTTATTCCGGCATCTGAAATGAGCTGGGATCCAAGTGTGAGGATAAGCGATCTACTGAAGCCCGGCGAGACGGTCAGGACAAAGGTAATTGGAATCGATGAAAAAGAGAAGAAGATATCTCTCTCGCTTAAGCAGATGACGGAAGACCCTTGGTCGACCTTGAAGGAAAAATACGAAGTCGGTTCTACGGTCGTTGGAACGGTAAAAAACATCACCCCGTTCGGTTTCTTCGTATCGCTTGAGCCCGGAGTGGAAGGATTAGTACACATTTCAGAAGTATTCTGGGGAAACATCAAGAAGGATCTCAAGAGCGTTGTAGAAGTTGGAGACGAGGTCAAAGTGAACATCAAGGAGATAAACGAAGAAAAGCGGACCCTTTCACTCTCTTACAGGGAAGCCCTGGGCGACCCGTGGGAAAACATCGGCGACAAGTACAAAGAGGGAGACGTTCTAAAGGCTAAGACGGCAAAGGTATTGCCTACCGGGGTAATTCTCGAGCTTGAAGAGTACGTATCTGGATTTGTTCCGGTATCTGAGGTCTCGTGGAACTTCGTCGATAGAATCGAGGATGTTGTTAAAGAAGGAGAAGAAATAGAGGTAAAGATACTTTCTATAGATACAGTTAACAGGAGGATGAGGCTTAGCATAAAACAGGCAACTCCCGATCCCTGGGAGAAGGTTTCCGAAGAGCTTTCTGTGGGAGATCAAGTTAGTGGGACCGTGACAAGACTCACGAAGTCTGGAGCAATAATCATGGTCGACTCATACGGTGTTGAGGCCTTCTTGCCCGTTTCGCAGGTATCTCTTGAGCGGACAGAGAATATCGAGGACTCGGTTGAAGTCGGTAAGCATGATCAATTCAAGATAATCCGTTTGGTTTACGACCCGGATAACGACACTCGAAACATGGTTGTGTCGATAAGGCAGCTCATAAAAGATAAAGAAGCGGCCGAGACCGAGAAAGTTCTCAAGGATTTCAACGATAATGGAACCGTCAGTTCCAACAGCCTTGGAGAAATGATTAAGAATCAGCTTGAGGAAGAAGGAGAAAGCCTCTAG
- a CDS encoding F0F1 ATP synthase subunit epsilon, producing MNDLALKTTIITPYEIEWEGEADYISFRSTEGEIGYLPERAPALMKLTVDVMEITSGSKTLRFAVHGGYVLQERDSLTIVTDAAETPEEISVERAKQRLKRAEELLEVSKSRRERARNEAKLQRHMLRIRVGSGE from the coding sequence GTGAATGACTTGGCATTGAAGACCACGATAATCACGCCTTATGAGATCGAGTGGGAGGGAGAAGCAGATTACATCTCCTTCCGCTCGACCGAAGGGGAGATAGGCTACCTGCCTGAAAGAGCTCCAGCTCTTATGAAGTTGACCGTTGACGTAATGGAGATAACGTCAGGTTCTAAGACTTTGCGGTTTGCCGTTCACGGAGGATACGTTCTCCAGGAGAGAGACAGCTTGACTATTGTGACCGATGCCGCCGAAACTCCTGAGGAGATTAGCGTAGAAAGAGCAAAGCAGCGGCTAAAGAGAGCAGAGGAATTGCTGGAAGTAAGTAAATCCAGGCGCGAAAGGGCTAGAAACGAGGCCAAACTGCAAAGACATATGCTTAGAATCAGAGTGGGGTCTGGGGAATAG